The following coding sequences lie in one Mucilaginibacter sp. KACC 22773 genomic window:
- a CDS encoding type II toxin-antitoxin system HipA family toxin: MAVGKTDIWVYAHWLGMQAPKCIGVLSAQQAKGRKSFSFEYNREWMGSGEQFLLDPDIGWYSGGQFPNGKENFGVFTDSMPDTWGRKLMQRRAVQKARENSKATPGLYEIDYLLGVHDFTRMGALRFKLDPDGPFLDNDESSPTPPWAHIRELQHSAEVFEEDADGDNKKWLDLLIAPGSSLGGARPKANILDGAGHLWIAKFPSKNDTTDKAAWEYLAHRLAIQCNIEMAECKLEMVYGKYRTFFTKRFDRQKLERIHFASAMTMTGNHEELIRDHTPSYLEIAEFIQYSGINVKENLWQLWRRVVFNLAISNTDDHLRNHGFILNGKGWILSPAYDLNPSTDKSGLGLNIDMDNNDLDLELVKSVGQYFQLKNAEMDKIISEVKEGTKNWRALAAEIGITRQEQELMSPAFVLV, encoded by the coding sequence ATGGCAGTAGGAAAAACTGATATTTGGGTATATGCCCACTGGCTAGGCATGCAAGCCCCAAAGTGCATCGGTGTCTTATCCGCTCAACAAGCTAAAGGTCGAAAGTCTTTTAGTTTTGAATATAACCGGGAGTGGATGGGGTCAGGTGAGCAGTTTTTATTAGACCCAGATATCGGATGGTACAGTGGTGGACAATTTCCCAATGGAAAGGAAAATTTCGGTGTCTTCACGGATTCTATGCCGGATACCTGGGGTAGAAAGTTAATGCAGCGCCGCGCTGTACAAAAAGCACGGGAGAACAGCAAAGCGACACCTGGCTTATATGAAATCGACTATTTATTAGGCGTTCATGATTTTACCCGGATGGGCGCACTAAGGTTTAAGCTTGACCCTGATGGTCCATTTTTGGATAACGACGAAAGTTCACCAACACCGCCATGGGCACATATTCGTGAACTTCAGCACAGTGCTGAAGTTTTCGAGGAGGATGCAGACGGCGATAATAAAAAGTGGTTAGATTTGCTCATCGCTCCGGGGTCATCTTTGGGTGGCGCAAGACCTAAGGCCAATATTCTGGATGGGGCTGGTCATTTGTGGATCGCAAAATTTCCATCCAAAAATGACACTACCGACAAAGCTGCCTGGGAATACTTGGCTCACAGGCTCGCGATTCAATGTAATATTGAAATGGCTGAATGCAAGCTTGAAATGGTTTACGGAAAATATCGAACATTTTTCACCAAAAGGTTTGATCGGCAAAAGTTAGAGCGCATTCATTTTGCCTCAGCCATGACCATGACCGGCAACCATGAAGAGTTAATCCGGGACCATACACCCAGCTACTTAGAAATCGCTGAGTTTATACAGTACTCGGGAATTAATGTCAAAGAAAACCTCTGGCAACTTTGGCGGAGAGTTGTTTTCAATCTGGCCATTTCCAACACAGATGATCATTTACGTAATCACGGTTTTATTTTAAATGGTAAGGGCTGGATACTATCACCGGCTTATGATCTAAATCCATCTACTGATAAATCTGGTTTGGGACTAAACATCGACATGGACAATAATGATCTGGATCTTGAATTGGTCAAAAGCGTCGGTCAATATTTTCAGCTTAAAAATGCTGAAATGGATAAAATTATCTCGGAAGTGAAGGAGGGGACGAAAAACTGGCGGGCACTAGCCGCCGAGATTGGCATTACAAGACAGGAACAAGAGCTGATGTCCCCTGCATTTGTACTAGTTTGA
- a CDS encoding FecR family protein: MSKQDFISLYKKFLSGQCSEEEIRQLESYYSEIKLMDNEWENALGDERRIKEMIMSKIKASTDIDYHQTTKKLIFQPWIWYAASVFFAIITGVFSFHYLTKDKAPNQIAIIIRPGKNQAYLTLANGKSIVLHDAKNGQIAGVSGVIIKKINDSVLTYYANNSEKIHKNTDSNSLTIPRGGVFQTVLSDGTKVWLNSASSLKYPVAFAGKERRVTLVGEAYFEVEKNKAMPFKVSVNGMDVQVLGTHFNVTGYPEDVDVKTTLLQGRVKLHSSAGSQNLVPGQQGVYNYHSRGFEVMQVNTDDIVAWKDGFFVFDNENIQSIMMKIGRWYNVDVVFKNKTSQNNFGGTISRYKNIDAVLKALEATGSVHFKMEGRRVVVMD; the protein is encoded by the coding sequence ATGTCGAAGCAGGATTTCATTTCACTGTACAAAAAGTTCCTTTCCGGCCAATGCTCTGAAGAAGAAATCAGGCAATTGGAAAGCTACTATTCTGAAATAAAACTCATGGACAATGAATGGGAAAACGCCCTTGGCGATGAGCGGCGGATAAAGGAAATGATTATGTCAAAAATCAAAGCCAGCACAGATATTGACTATCACCAGACAACAAAGAAGCTGATATTTCAACCTTGGATATGGTATGCCGCATCCGTGTTTTTTGCCATAATTACCGGTGTTTTTTCATTTCATTATTTAACAAAAGATAAAGCACCAAATCAAATTGCTATCATCATTCGGCCGGGTAAAAACCAGGCTTATCTTACTCTTGCCAATGGAAAGTCTATTGTGCTGCATGATGCCAAAAATGGCCAGATAGCGGGAGTGTCGGGAGTTATTATAAAAAAAATAAACGACAGCGTTTTAACGTATTATGCAAATAATAGCGAAAAAATACATAAAAATACCGATAGCAATTCACTCACCATACCTCGCGGAGGGGTATTTCAAACGGTGCTGTCTGATGGTACAAAAGTGTGGCTAAATTCGGCCTCATCTTTAAAATATCCCGTGGCATTTGCCGGTAAAGAACGCCGGGTTACGCTCGTTGGCGAAGCTTATTTTGAAGTTGAAAAAAACAAGGCGATGCCATTTAAGGTATCGGTTAACGGCATGGATGTACAGGTTTTAGGTACTCATTTTAACGTGACGGGTTATCCGGAGGATGTCGATGTAAAAACAACTTTGTTACAGGGCAGGGTTAAGTTGCATTCATCTGCCGGAAGCCAAAACCTGGTCCCCGGCCAGCAAGGGGTATACAATTATCATAGCCGCGGTTTTGAGGTGATGCAGGTTAATACCGACGATATAGTAGCCTGGAAAGATGGTTTTTTTGTATTTGACAATGAAAACATTCAAAGCATTATGATGAAAATAGGCCGCTGGTACAACGTAGATGTGGTTTTTAAGAATAAAACAAGCCAAAACAACTTTGGCGGTACTATTTCGCGCTATAAAAATATTGATGCGGTGCTAAAGGCACTTGAGGCAACCGGATCTGTTCATTTCAAAATGGAAGGAAGGAGGGTAGTCGTTATGGATTAA
- a CDS encoding GH92 family glycosyl hydrolase: MRKHILFIILTLCSVCVTHAQQSPVKYVNPLLGTATLWDAKDAGFTPTHRVWGAEVFPGSSLPNAMVQLTPVTQFHSGSGYQYEDTVIYGFAHTSKGHWNLCNIPLLPATGVIAADDYKSAYDHKNESAHPGYYQVYLKRYGINAELTSTLRCAFHKYTFKHGESKKLIADLAMANERVRSWSISQDGSNAFTGFQQCGEKMYFYAVTNHKIKKIDSLRKDAKIVPVVNFFNENKPLEIRIGFSFVSLKNAKENLEKEMPGKSFDQVRADAAETWNKLLSKITVTGGTERQKGLFYSCLYRSFLWPALRSDINGDFTDQGGNVVNKGFNYYTEPSLWDDYRNKLILLGLLSPKVTADVIQSLIDKGAKSGFMPTFFHGDHASVFITGSYLRGIRGFDVKTAYTMMLKNATVEGTRKYVDEYNIKGYIAELDVPRPVTETVTKAAVTKTLEYAYDDYAVALLAKELKDTGSFRMLMKRTGNYKNVFDASTGFMRGRLANGEWVKNFDPYYPYYEYMYREANAWQSSFFAPHDVKGLIGLYKNNNAFEKKLDSLFSLPWKGYEVYNISGFIGQYCQGNQPDHSYPFLYYFVGKQEKSQVLLDSIMNHFYDMGKQKLAYAGMDDAGEMSSWYVFNAMGFYPFSPADPKYIVSVPLFDKVELKLDNNKMFTILKKNTGKKIGSLNYADHKIEDYFITDNELKQGGQLVITTR, from the coding sequence ATGAGGAAACATATCCTTTTTATCATTTTAACTTTGTGTTCGGTATGTGTTACCCATGCACAGCAGTCGCCTGTTAAATATGTAAACCCGTTGTTGGGTACTGCTACTTTGTGGGATGCTAAGGATGCAGGTTTTACACCTACACATCGCGTTTGGGGGGCCGAGGTGTTTCCCGGGTCATCGCTTCCCAATGCCATGGTGCAGTTAACTCCGGTTACGCAGTTTCACAGTGGCTCAGGCTATCAATATGAGGATACGGTGATATATGGGTTTGCCCATACCAGCAAAGGTCACTGGAATTTATGTAACATACCTTTGCTGCCGGCTACAGGTGTTATAGCAGCCGACGATTATAAATCGGCCTATGATCATAAAAATGAATCGGCCCATCCCGGTTATTACCAGGTTTATTTAAAGCGTTATGGCATTAATGCCGAATTAACCTCAACCCTGCGTTGTGCATTCCATAAATATACTTTTAAACATGGTGAAAGCAAAAAGTTAATTGCCGACCTGGCCATGGCCAATGAAAGGGTACGGAGCTGGAGTATAAGTCAGGATGGTAGCAATGCGTTTACAGGTTTCCAGCAATGCGGCGAAAAGATGTACTTCTACGCTGTTACTAATCATAAGATTAAAAAGATCGACTCGTTAAGAAAAGATGCTAAAATAGTGCCCGTTGTAAATTTTTTTAACGAAAATAAACCGCTTGAAATCCGGATCGGGTTTTCGTTTGTAAGCTTGAAAAATGCAAAGGAGAACCTGGAGAAGGAAATGCCGGGCAAAAGCTTTGACCAGGTAAGGGCGGATGCCGCTGAAACCTGGAATAAGCTACTCTCAAAAATTACGGTTACAGGCGGTACCGAACGTCAAAAGGGGCTGTTTTATTCGTGTTTATACCGCTCATTTTTATGGCCGGCCTTACGCAGCGATATTAATGGCGATTTTACCGATCAAGGCGGCAACGTAGTAAACAAGGGCTTCAATTACTACACAGAACCCTCGTTATGGGACGATTATCGCAACAAACTTATCTTGTTAGGCCTGCTCTCGCCCAAAGTAACGGCCGATGTTATTCAATCACTGATCGATAAAGGGGCAAAAAGCGGCTTTATGCCAACATTTTTTCATGGCGACCATGCATCTGTGTTTATAACGGGTTCGTACCTAAGGGGCATAAGAGGTTTTGATGTGAAAACAGCGTACACCATGATGTTAAAAAATGCCACTGTTGAAGGTACCAGGAAGTATGTTGATGAATACAACATCAAGGGCTATATAGCCGAACTTGATGTACCCCGGCCGGTTACCGAAACTGTAACCAAAGCTGCGGTCACTAAAACACTTGAATACGCTTATGATGATTACGCCGTCGCTTTGCTGGCAAAAGAATTGAAAGATACAGGTAGTTTCCGCATGTTAATGAAACGCACAGGCAATTACAAAAACGTATTTGATGCCTCAACAGGGTTCATGAGGGGTAGGCTGGCCAATGGTGAATGGGTTAAAAACTTTGATCCTTATTACCCATATTATGAATACATGTACCGCGAAGCCAATGCATGGCAATCGTCTTTTTTTGCCCCGCACGATGTAAAAGGACTTATCGGATTATATAAGAACAATAATGCCTTCGAAAAAAAGCTGGATTCGTTGTTTTCCCTTCCATGGAAAGGGTATGAGGTTTACAACATTTCGGGTTTCATTGGGCAATATTGCCAGGGTAACCAGCCCGATCATAGTTACCCGTTCCTGTACTATTTTGTTGGTAAACAGGAAAAATCGCAGGTATTGCTGGATAGCATCATGAACCATTTTTATGATATGGGGAAACAGAAATTAGCCTATGCCGGTATGGATGACGCGGGTGAAATGTCGTCCTGGTATGTGTTTAATGCTATGGGTTTTTATCCGTTTTCACCTGCCGATCCCAAATATATCGTCTCTGTTCCTCTTTTTGATAAAGTAGAACTTAAACTGGATAACAATAAAATGTTTACCATTTTGAAAAAGAATACAGGTAAAAAAATCGGCAGCCTTAATTACGCAGATCATAAAATTGAAGATTATTTTATAACCGACAATGAGCTGAAACAAGGCGGCCAACTAGTAATAACCACCCGCTGA
- a CDS encoding helix-turn-helix domain-containing protein — protein sequence MKIFTIMALKKHIVFPKQQQLLELFGENLKLARKRRKLTSLQVAERAGIDRGTLREVERGNPSVSLGAYFNVLRVYNLQDEILKIASADPIGRKLQDLEILTTSGHGSRKN from the coding sequence ATGAAAATATTCACCATCATGGCTTTAAAAAAACACATCGTGTTTCCTAAACAACAACAGCTGTTAGAACTTTTCGGTGAAAATCTAAAGCTGGCCAGAAAGCGCAGAAAATTAACGAGTTTGCAGGTCGCTGAGCGAGCAGGCATTGATCGCGGAACTTTAAGGGAGGTCGAGCGGGGTAATCCGAGCGTTTCGTTAGGTGCATATTTCAATGTTCTAAGAGTTTATAACCTCCAGGATGAGATTTTAAAAATCGCTTCAGCCGACCCGATTGGGAGGAAATTACAGGATTTAGAGATTTTAACAACTTCTGGTCATGGCAGTAGGAAAAACTGA
- a CDS encoding sigma-70 family RNA polymerase sigma factor, translating into MLNTSETDINLWDSVRKDDKLAFNILFDRYWISLYKTAHYYLEDQEACAEAVNDVFVSIWNRRKELEIISFFNFMQTSVRFQIYKRRKAVKLEIVFKDNLTTDNFSHTNDGEMRIRQKEIDNELSLYLDKLPKRCQEIFELSRFEHLSNQEIAGRLNISKRSVENQLALALKHLRMCFKHTVLLLFIIRNLF; encoded by the coding sequence ATGCTAAATACTTCAGAAACAGATATTAATCTATGGGATTCCGTACGAAAGGACGATAAGTTGGCATTCAATATATTATTTGATCGTTACTGGATAAGCTTGTATAAAACAGCTCATTATTATCTGGAAGACCAAGAAGCTTGTGCCGAGGCTGTTAACGATGTTTTTGTAAGCATCTGGAACCGCAGAAAAGAACTTGAGATTATTTCATTCTTTAATTTTATGCAAACTTCGGTGCGTTTTCAGATCTATAAACGCCGCAAAGCGGTAAAGCTTGAAATAGTTTTTAAAGATAATCTGACCACTGATAATTTCAGCCATACCAACGACGGCGAAATGAGGATCAGGCAAAAAGAAATTGACAACGAGCTAAGTTTGTACCTTGATAAACTTCCTAAAAGATGCCAGGAAATTTTCGAGTTAAGCAGATTTGAACACTTATCAAACCAGGAGATAGCCGGCCGGCTCAACATTTCCAAGCGTTCGGTAGAAAATCAATTGGCACTGGCATTGAAACATTTAAGGATGTGTTTTAAACATACCGTCCTTCTTTTGTTTATTATCAGAAACTTATTTTAA